One genomic segment of Acidovorax sp. 107 includes these proteins:
- a CDS encoding long-chain fatty acid--CoA ligase: MRRADIDTVKNGNTPWDLGPGTTLIRILARNAELLGQRVAMREKHLGIWQETSWSQLLDDTLACAAGMEHLGFDREDALLVLGDNRPRLYMGMLAAGMLGGYAMPVYPDATHDEIRHFMHEAHVRFVLAEDQEQVDKVLDLGDQDKPIDHIIYDEPRGLASYPNPGLVSWDKLLAIGADRLRAEPKLRNALIERAQPDGPAVFVHSSGTTGKPKGVVLSHRNLLAGVGNAHRGGAFTFGETILAYLPMAWVGDFAITVGAGIAMHFTINIPERQETVLHDLREVAPTFYLAAPRSWDNMLTTIQVRMEDSTPLKKWLYDVFMNSALAAERRKLEGKQPGLKERLMRQLGEWLVFGPIKDQLGLTRLRSAFTGGEAIGEDTFVFYRALGVKLRQFYGQTESSAFNALQDAEEVRLHTVGRPLPGVEVKISDNGEIMVRSGSVFSGYYKLEKASQEALADGWLRTGDAGYVEPDGHMVVLGRLSEVVHTAQGERYIPNYIENRLKFSPYIKDVAVLGSGRDTLAAIICIDKETVGHWAEVRGISYMSYADLSQTPEVMQLIATAIQRVNSILPDGLKLRHFVSLHKEFDPDDGEITRTRKLRRNVVEERYAPIIDAIYGGQKTVTMKARITYESGEVGTIERQLSVQEV; encoded by the coding sequence GACATCGACACCGTCAAGAACGGCAACACCCCATGGGATCTGGGCCCCGGCACCACCCTCATCCGGATTCTGGCCCGCAACGCCGAACTGCTGGGCCAGCGCGTGGCGATGCGCGAAAAGCATCTGGGCATCTGGCAGGAAACCAGCTGGTCACAGCTGCTCGACGACACCCTGGCCTGCGCGGCGGGCATGGAGCATCTTGGGTTTGATCGCGAAGATGCCTTGCTGGTGCTGGGTGACAACCGGCCCCGGCTCTACATGGGCATGCTCGCCGCCGGCATGCTGGGCGGCTACGCGATGCCGGTTTACCCCGACGCCACGCATGACGAAATACGTCACTTCATGCACGAGGCGCATGTCCGCTTCGTCCTGGCCGAAGACCAGGAACAGGTCGACAAGGTACTCGATCTGGGGGATCAGGACAAGCCGATTGACCACATCATTTACGACGAGCCGCGCGGCTTGGCCAGCTATCCCAATCCCGGATTGGTGTCGTGGGACAAGCTGCTGGCCATCGGTGCGGATCGCCTGCGTGCCGAGCCGAAACTGCGAAACGCCTTGATCGAACGTGCCCAGCCCGACGGACCCGCCGTGTTTGTACACTCGTCGGGCACCACGGGCAAACCCAAAGGGGTCGTGCTGAGCCACAGAAATCTGCTGGCCGGCGTGGGCAACGCCCATCGGGGGGGCGCCTTCACCTTTGGCGAAACCATACTCGCCTACCTGCCCATGGCCTGGGTGGGTGACTTTGCCATCACGGTGGGCGCGGGTATCGCGATGCATTTCACCATCAACATTCCCGAGCGCCAGGAAACGGTGCTGCACGACCTGCGCGAGGTCGCTCCCACCTTCTATCTGGCGGCACCCCGCAGCTGGGACAACATGCTGACCACCATCCAGGTGCGCATGGAGGATTCGACGCCGCTCAAGAAATGGCTCTACGATGTTTTCATGAACTCCGCGCTGGCCGCCGAACGGCGCAAGCTCGAGGGAAAACAGCCCGGCCTGAAAGAGCGTCTGATGCGCCAGCTGGGCGAATGGCTGGTCTTCGGGCCGATCAAGGACCAGCTGGGCCTGACCCGCCTGCGCAGTGCCTTCACCGGCGGCGAAGCCATTGGCGAAGACACCTTTGTTTTTTACCGCGCGCTGGGCGTGAAACTGCGCCAGTTCTATGGCCAGACCGAAAGCAGTGCCTTCAATGCCTTGCAGGACGCCGAGGAAGTGCGCCTGCACACGGTCGGCAGGCCATTGCCGGGCGTCGAGGTCAAAATCAGCGACAACGGCGAGATCATGGTGCGCTCCGGGAGCGTGTTCTCCGGCTACTACAAGCTGGAAAAAGCCTCCCAGGAAGCGCTGGCGGATGGCTGGCTGCGCACGGGCGATGCCGGTTATGTCGAGCCTGACGGGCATATGGTGGTGCTCGGGCGCTTGTCGGAGGTGGTGCATACCGCCCAAGGCGAACGCTACATCCCGAACTACATCGAGAACCGCCTCAAGTTCAGTCCATACATCAAGGACGTGGCGGTGCTCGGAAGCGGTCGCGACACACTGGCGGCCATCATCTGCATCGACAAGGAAACGGTAGGCCATTGGGCCGAGGTGCGGGGCATTTCCTACATGTCCTACGCCGATCTGTCGCAAACACCCGAGGTGATGCAACTGATCGCGACCGCGATTCAGCGCGTCAACAGCATCCTCCCGGATGGGCTGAAGCTGCGCCATTTCGTGTCGCTGCACAAGGAGTTCGACCCCGATGATGGCGAGATCACACGCACCCGCAAGCTGCGCCGCAACGTGGTGGAAGAGCGTTATGCGCCCATCATCGATGCGATCTACGGCGGACAGAAAACGGTCACGATGAAAGCGCGGATCACATACGAGTCCGGGGAGGTCGGCACCATCGAACGCCAACTCTCGGTGCAGGAGGTTTGA
- a CDS encoding branched-chain amino acid ABC transporter permease, whose protein sequence is MDFSLFAELAINGALSGLMYSLVALGIVLIYKSSSVPNLAQGAMTMLGAYVVLAIANGLGLPMWTAIPLAMATMFFVGMGIERVALRRLAGRPIIMILMMTLGLDIFIRATTMAIWGGSGRPLHIGISDQPLFLGPILLSRAYVVGAVVATALFLVLMFFFSTRRGIVLRAISDDYIASWSVGISVERGVAFSWAMSSVLATTAGVLWGSVQGVNQGLALLLLKGLTVAVLGGLDSIGGAILAGLLLGLLEGVASGYLDPLVGGGSRDLVMAATLILTILIRPHGLFGRHDIERI, encoded by the coding sequence ATGGATTTCTCACTGTTTGCCGAGTTGGCCATCAATGGCGCACTGTCGGGGTTGATGTACTCCCTGGTGGCCCTGGGCATCGTGCTCATCTACAAATCGTCGTCCGTGCCCAACCTGGCGCAAGGCGCGATGACCATGCTGGGCGCCTATGTGGTGCTGGCCATCGCCAATGGCCTGGGACTGCCCATGTGGACGGCCATTCCACTGGCCATGGCAACGATGTTCTTTGTCGGCATGGGCATCGAGCGGGTGGCGCTGCGCCGACTCGCAGGCCGGCCCATCATCATGATCCTGATGATGACGCTGGGGCTCGACATTTTCATCCGCGCGACCACCATGGCCATCTGGGGCGGTTCGGGCCGTCCGCTGCACATTGGCATCAGCGATCAACCGCTGTTCCTGGGACCGATCCTGCTGAGTCGCGCCTATGTAGTGGGAGCGGTGGTCGCCACCGCGCTGTTTCTGGTCTTGATGTTTTTCTTTAGCACACGCAGGGGCATCGTCCTGCGCGCCATCTCCGATGACTACATCGCCTCTTGGTCGGTCGGTATTTCGGTGGAACGCGGGGTGGCGTTTTCCTGGGCCATGTCCTCGGTGCTGGCCACCACGGCCGGCGTGCTGTGGGGCTCGGTTCAAGGGGTCAATCAGGGGCTTGCGCTGCTACTGCTCAAGGGCCTGACGGTCGCCGTTCTCGGAGGCCTGGACAGCATCGGCGGCGCCATTCTGGCAGGCTTGCTGCTGGGTCTTCTGGAAGGCGTTGCGTCCGGCTACCTAGACCCGCTGGTGGGTGGCGGCAGCCGCGACCTGGTGATGGCAGCAACGCTGATTCTGACCATCCTGATTCGGCCGCACGGCCTGTTCGGGCGCCACGACATCGAAAGGATTTGA
- a CDS encoding branched-chain amino acid ABC transporter permease codes for MLFRQSGISHTSYAGTRALFPLPADRWMIGLLLAFAITAPFTMSTLVLSTHLLPWLVWTAAVLGLNLILGWAGQFHFGYAAIMGIGAYTAVHGARNGIPWEIAVVLGGVMAAVIGIVFAFAALRVKGLYLALSTLALQFVMDWVISHVPAISGGTQATLQAPAMRLLGQAITSEAGLYYVALGWCLLVTVFMLNLRRSALGRALVAVREKDFAAAVIGVHSLYYKLVAFATSSFIGGVSGAILVFTFYRAATPEQFAVNVSIELLAMVIVGGLGSIIGSYFGAAFILLMPGLMNSLIAWLAQLAGATLGFETLAHIPHAVYGALIIVFLLVEPMGLGKMYTNLRNYLLVWPFGYARK; via the coding sequence ATGCTGTTCCGTCAATCAGGCATTTCCCACACCAGTTACGCTGGCACGCGGGCCCTTTTCCCCTTGCCCGCAGACCGCTGGATGATCGGCCTGCTGCTGGCCTTTGCCATCACCGCGCCATTCACCATGAGCACGCTCGTCCTCAGCACCCATCTGCTGCCCTGGCTGGTGTGGACTGCGGCCGTGCTCGGCCTGAACCTGATCCTGGGCTGGGCCGGTCAGTTCCACTTCGGCTACGCCGCCATCATGGGCATCGGCGCCTACACGGCAGTGCATGGCGCGCGCAACGGTATTCCCTGGGAAATCGCCGTGGTGCTCGGCGGCGTGATGGCCGCGGTCATCGGCATCGTCTTCGCGTTCGCGGCGCTGCGCGTCAAAGGCCTGTATCTGGCGCTCAGCACGCTGGCGCTGCAGTTCGTGATGGACTGGGTGATTTCCCACGTGCCGGCCATCAGCGGCGGCACCCAGGCCACACTGCAGGCCCCCGCGATGCGCCTGCTCGGTCAGGCCATCACCTCGGAGGCCGGCCTCTATTACGTGGCGCTGGGCTGGTGCCTGCTCGTGACGGTCTTCATGCTCAATCTGCGCCGCAGCGCGCTGGGCCGCGCGCTCGTCGCCGTGCGGGAGAAAGACTTCGCCGCGGCGGTCATCGGCGTGCACAGCCTCTACTACAAGCTGGTGGCCTTCGCCACCTCGTCCTTCATCGGGGGCGTCAGCGGCGCCATCCTGGTCTTCACCTTCTATCGGGCCGCCACGCCGGAGCAATTCGCCGTCAACGTGTCGATCGAGCTGCTGGCCATGGTGATCGTCGGCGGGCTGGGCAGCATCATCGGCAGCTATTTCGGGGCCGCCTTCATTCTGTTGATGCCCGGCCTGATGAACAGCTTGATCGCCTGGCTGGCACAGCTCGCAGGCGCCACGCTCGGGTTTGAAACACTGGCCCACATCCCGCATGCGGTGTATGGCGCACTGATCATCGTTTTCCTGCTGGTCGAGCCCATGGGCCTTGGCAAGATGTACACCAATCTGCGCAACTATCTCCTGGTCTGGCCCTTCGGCTACGCCCGCAAGTAA
- a CDS encoding ABC transporter ATP-binding protein → MENQVSDPARVLSLNNVEVIYDHVSLAIKGVSIDVPQGGMVALLGANGAGKSTTLKSISGLLRPERGQITRGEVRFLGQNIDALAPQERVKLGIVHVLEGRRVFEHLTPDENLAAASAVRGNRQDMLRNKDMVYTYFPRLHQRRTAQSGYLSGGEQQMLAIGRALMTQPKLLMLDEPSLGLAPFLVAEIFDIVRRINKEEGLSVLLVEQNAIAALEVVSHGYLIENGRVVMHDSAEAMKKNPDIQEFYLGGAEGRSFHDIKHYRRRKRWLT, encoded by the coding sequence ATGGAAAACCAGGTCTCGGACCCCGCTCGGGTTCTGTCACTCAACAACGTCGAGGTCATCTACGACCACGTCTCGCTCGCCATCAAGGGCGTGTCGATCGATGTGCCGCAAGGCGGCATGGTCGCATTGCTGGGCGCCAACGGCGCCGGCAAAAGCACGACGCTCAAATCCATCAGCGGGTTGCTTCGCCCCGAGCGCGGCCAGATCACCCGCGGAGAAGTCCGTTTTCTGGGTCAGAACATTGATGCGCTGGCACCGCAGGAGCGCGTCAAACTCGGTATCGTTCATGTGCTGGAGGGGCGGCGCGTGTTCGAGCACCTGACGCCGGACGAAAACCTTGCAGCTGCGTCGGCGGTGCGTGGCAACCGCCAGGACATGCTGCGCAACAAGGACATGGTCTACACCTACTTCCCGCGCCTGCACCAGCGGCGCACCGCCCAATCCGGCTACCTGTCAGGTGGCGAGCAGCAGATGCTGGCCATTGGGCGCGCCCTGATGACGCAACCCAAACTGCTGATGCTCGATGAGCCCAGCCTAGGACTGGCCCCTTTTCTCGTGGCCGAGATTTTTGACATCGTCCGGCGCATCAACAAGGAAGAAGGTCTGTCCGTCCTGCTTGTCGAGCAAAACGCCATTGCCGCCCTGGAGGTGGTCTCGCACGGCTACCTGATCGAGAACGGACGCGTGGTAATGCATGACAGCGCCGAGGCGATGAAGAAGAACCCGGATATCCAGGAGTTCTATCTTGGCGGCGCCGAAGGACGCAGCTTCCATGACATCAAACACTATCGCCGGCGTAAACGCTGGCTGACTTGA